In Populus alba chromosome 9, ASM523922v2, whole genome shotgun sequence, a genomic segment contains:
- the LOC118058897 gene encoding uncharacterized protein, whose protein sequence is MVNSIAIYTSFLRAILGLAGVRPQSVEIEPGTVVHIWAPSETAKKTNNLKQAENKPSKPAVVFLHGFGFNGILSWQFQVLALAKEYSVYVPDFLFFGGSITDRAERSPAFQAECMAKCLRKLGVEKCTLVGLSYGGMVGFKMAEMFPDLVDSFVVSCSVMALTESISRASLERIGFPSWVRHLVPDTVEGVKKIVDVSTYKSLWMPHFLYKDVFETAYNINRKERVELLDALILKDKDFSPTS, encoded by the exons ATGGTGAACAGTATAGCCATTTACACGTCCTTCTTGCGTGCCATATTAGGGCTAGCCGGAGTGCGACCACAGTCAGTGGAGATTGAGCCAGGAACAGTCGTGCACATATGGGCTCCAAGTGAAACAGCAAAGAAGACCAACAACCTCAAACAAGCCGAGAACAAACCGAGCAAACCTGCTGTGGTGTTTCTTCATGGTTTTGGATTTAACGGCATTCTAAGTTGGCAATTTCAGGTGCTAGCATTGGCTAAAGAGTACTCAGTTTACGTGCCAGATTTCCTCTTCTTTGGAGGCTCAATCACCGATAGAGCTGAGCGGTCGCCAGCTTTTCAAGCAGAATGCATGGCTAAGTGTCTAAGGAAGCTCGGTGTAGAGAAGTGTACCTTGGTTGGATTGAGCTATGGAGGGATGGTGGGGTTCAAGATGGCTGAGATGTTCCCTGACTTGGTCGATTCCTTCGTTGTGAGCTGCTCTGTTATGGCCTTGACAGAGTCCATTAGTCGTGCCAGCCTCGAGAGAATTGGCTTCCCATCGTGGGTAAGACATTTGGTTCCTGACACAGTCGAAGGTGTGAAAAAAATTGTAGACGTTTCCACCTACAAATCTCTGTGGATGCCTCACTTTTTATACAAAGATGTTTTCGAG ACCGCATATAATATCAACAGGAAGGAAAGAGTAGAGCTTCTGGACGCACTCATCCTAAAGGACAAGGACTTCAGCCCCACTTCTTAA